A stretch of Chlamydiales bacterium DNA encodes these proteins:
- a CDS encoding ATP-binding protein, which produces MKIEEICFTASFEQLSSILTWIQTRCVEAGFSSSEASRIQLALEEVLVNVIRYAYPEKKGEVVLTCKLYPEEKIQFIVRDQGRAFNPLLQKPAVDLLEELHERKEGGLGIFFAEQLMDEIAYERLEPFNHLFLTKFLN; this is translated from the coding sequence ATGAAGATAGAAGAGATCTGCTTTACTGCCTCTTTTGAACAGCTCTCTTCCATCCTCACATGGATTCAGACGCGGTGTGTAGAGGCTGGTTTCTCTTCATCAGAGGCAAGCAGGATACAGCTCGCTCTGGAAGAGGTTCTTGTGAATGTGATTCGCTATGCCTATCCCGAAAAAAAGGGAGAAGTGGTGCTTACTTGCAAGCTCTACCCAGAGGAAAAAATTCAATTTATCGTCCGGGATCAAGGTCGCGCTTTCAATCCTCTTCTTCAAAAACCAGCGGTTGATCTGCTTGAAGAGCTACATGAGAGAAAAGAGGGTGGGCTTGGAATCTTTTTCGCAGAACAGCTGATGGATGAGATTGCCTATGAGCGCCTCGAGCCCTTTAACCATCTCTTCCTCACAAAATTCTTAAATTAA
- the bamD gene encoding outer membrane protein assembly factor BamD — MRLTTLLLILFLFQPFAGHTTYLLKEGRLVPEEEAATMSVQEHYSAAMTAYQKKKWDELVKQAIIVTKNFPDSPFAQEALFYLGVGYFNQKEYELANEEFSTYLKKQTTPKHFEEAIEYKFAIAEMFQKGARKHLMGWKSMPKWVPAREEALAIYDEVITALPHHDLGAKALYGKAKLLLKDEDYKVCIETYQTLIRRFPKNALAAQSYLGIGEVYLTQCENQYPDPDFLDLAEINLRKFKLDFPQNEQVEQAEEMLAKMQEIYAKNLFETAQFFERTKKIDASIIYYKKIVASYPSTRCAELSQQRLHKLQPKPPVEALQAEGS, encoded by the coding sequence ATGCGATTAACTACACTTCTCCTCATTCTTTTTCTGTTTCAGCCTTTTGCAGGCCACACCACCTATCTCTTAAAAGAGGGGAGGCTGGTTCCTGAAGAGGAAGCTGCAACCATGTCGGTTCAAGAGCACTACAGCGCTGCGATGACCGCTTACCAGAAGAAGAAGTGGGATGAGCTAGTTAAGCAAGCCATCATCGTTACTAAAAATTTTCCAGATAGTCCCTTTGCACAAGAAGCGCTCTTCTACCTTGGAGTGGGCTACTTCAATCAGAAAGAGTATGAGCTAGCAAATGAGGAGTTCTCCACCTATTTGAAGAAGCAGACCACCCCCAAGCACTTCGAAGAGGCGATCGAGTATAAGTTTGCCATTGCAGAGATGTTCCAGAAGGGTGCAAGAAAGCATCTTATGGGATGGAAGAGCATGCCCAAGTGGGTGCCTGCGCGTGAAGAGGCTCTTGCAATCTACGATGAGGTCATCACCGCCCTCCCCCATCACGACCTCGGCGCTAAAGCGCTTTATGGCAAAGCTAAGCTTCTGCTTAAGGATGAAGATTACAAAGTCTGTATTGAAACCTACCAGACTCTCATCCGCCGCTTTCCCAAAAATGCACTTGCAGCTCAGAGCTACCTAGGGATTGGCGAAGTCTATCTAACCCAATGTGAAAATCAATATCCCGATCCAGATTTTTTAGACCTGGCAGAGATCAACCTTCGCAAATTTAAACTCGACTTCCCTCAAAACGAGCAGGTTGAGCAAGCGGAAGAGATGCTCGCTAAGATGCAAGAGATCTATGCCAAAAACCTCTTCGAAACAGCTCAGTTTTTTGAGCGCACGAAAAAAATAGACGCTTCGATCATTTATTATAAAAAAATTGTAGCGAGCTATCCCAGCACGAGATGCGCAGAGCTCTCTCAGCAGCGTCTGCATAAATTACAGCCTAAGCCTCCGGTAGAGGCTCTTCAGGCAGAAGGCTCATGA
- a CDS encoding class I SAM-dependent methyltransferase, producing the protein MFSLRSVLSIALLMALFVPSIEAAHKRKPQKSRSVEHFLAGRIPIGDKRHDTLAFAMQLMQRRGATTIIETGTSRLGASNPLGDGCFTIIVGDYVREMGGVLYSVDIDPQAIATCAAALGHSRNYVQLFTQDSVAFLENFKDPIDFLYLDSYDYVLDNPNPSQEHHLNEIIAAYPKLTRKSVVMIDDCGLPGGGKGKLAIEFLVSRGWKILMNGYQVILSQE; encoded by the coding sequence ATGTTCTCTCTGAGATCTGTCCTGAGTATCGCCCTACTTATGGCTCTCTTTGTTCCTTCGATAGAAGCAGCTCATAAACGGAAGCCACAAAAAAGCAGATCTGTTGAACACTTCTTAGCGGGGAGGATACCGATAGGAGATAAGAGACATGACACGCTTGCCTTTGCAATGCAGCTTATGCAGAGGAGAGGAGCCACAACGATTATTGAAACAGGAACATCGCGACTCGGAGCCAGCAATCCTTTGGGCGATGGCTGTTTTACAATCATTGTAGGAGACTATGTCAGAGAGATGGGAGGAGTGCTCTACTCTGTAGATATCGATCCACAAGCCATTGCCACTTGCGCCGCGGCACTCGGGCACTCTCGTAATTATGTACAGCTTTTCACTCAAGACTCTGTGGCATTTCTCGAAAATTTTAAAGATCCGATCGATTTTCTTTATTTGGACAGTTACGATTATGTCCTTGATAATCCCAATCCTTCGCAAGAGCATCATCTCAACGAGATCATCGCTGCTTATCCTAAACTTACTCGAAAGAGCGTCGTGATGATTGATGATTGCGGCCTGCCCGGTGGAGGCAAAGGAAAGCTTGCCATCGAGTTTCTTGTAAGCCGTGGATGGAAGATCTTGATGAATGGCTACCAAGTCATCCTTTCTCAAGAATGA